In Agrobacterium sp. RAC06, a single window of DNA contains:
- a CDS encoding energy-coupling factor ABC transporter ATP-binding protein, whose product MHIRFDQAELRFGDRVALLPLSLSLVEPRIGVIGLNGSGKTSFARLIAGLAKPTSGTVTLDGLDTVTDEKAARAKTGFIFQNPGHQIILPVIREDIALGPKARGLAAPEVDRLVDEVLARFGIGDFAARRPHELSGGELQLAALAAVCVNRPDVVIFDEPTNQLDLRNRARVKAAIDGLGEQAVVISHDLDLVADFSRVLVFHEGALVSDGEATEAIARYREIAGC is encoded by the coding sequence TTGCATATCCGTTTCGATCAGGCCGAATTGCGCTTCGGCGACCGCGTGGCTCTCTTGCCGCTGTCGCTGTCGCTCGTCGAGCCGCGCATCGGCGTGATCGGGCTTAATGGTTCCGGCAAGACGAGTTTCGCGCGGCTTATTGCGGGCCTCGCCAAGCCGACATCGGGCACGGTGACGCTGGACGGGCTCGATACCGTTACCGACGAAAAGGCGGCGCGGGCGAAGACGGGATTCATCTTCCAGAACCCGGGCCATCAGATCATTTTGCCGGTCATTCGCGAGGATATCGCACTCGGGCCGAAGGCGCGGGGGCTGGCCGCTCCCGAAGTGGATCGACTGGTGGATGAGGTCCTCGCCCGCTTCGGGATCGGTGATTTCGCGGCGAGACGTCCCCACGAGCTATCGGGCGGTGAGCTGCAGTTGGCGGCGCTTGCAGCGGTCTGCGTCAACAGGCCTGACGTCGTCATCTTCGACGAGCCGACCAATCAGCTCGACCTCAGAAACCGCGCCCGCGTCAAGGCGGCGATCGACGGGCTGGGCGAACAGGCCGTGGTCATCAGCCACGACCTCGATCTGGTGGCGGATTTTTCCCGCGTGCTGGTCTTCCACGAAGGGGCGCTCGTCTCTGACGGAGAGGCTACCGAAGCGATCGCCCGCTACCGGGAGATCGCCGGATGCTGA
- a CDS encoding energy-coupling factor transporter transmembrane component T family protein codes for MLTSLHVEGQSLLHRIPVKPKLVGLMAFGLALYLVDQPLALTLALVTTGTLYLSTGVGLSEGFRRLKPVLFTITFLVVVNLLLLSPHEALVITLRLVAILLLAAAVTASTSIADFMAAVTDLARPLERLGLLKAADLGLALGLVLRFVPEIAGRYEALKEAHAARGIPVKLSRMLGPLIISTLKDADRIAEAIDARGIRGQ; via the coding sequence ATGCTGACGAGCCTGCATGTGGAGGGCCAGAGCCTTCTCCATCGCATCCCGGTCAAGCCGAAGCTTGTCGGGCTGATGGCTTTCGGGTTGGCGCTCTATCTTGTCGATCAACCGCTCGCCCTGACCCTGGCCCTGGTCACCACCGGCACTCTCTATCTGTCGACCGGTGTCGGCCTGTCGGAAGGATTTCGGCGGCTGAAGCCGGTTCTCTTCACGATCACCTTCCTCGTTGTGGTCAATCTCTTGCTGCTGTCGCCGCATGAGGCCCTCGTGATCACGCTCAGGCTTGTTGCGATCCTGTTGCTCGCGGCTGCCGTTACGGCTTCCACCAGCATTGCCGACTTCATGGCCGCCGTCACCGATCTTGCCCGACCACTCGAGCGGCTCGGGCTCCTCAAAGCCGCCGATCTCGGTCTCGCGCTCGGGCTGGTGCTGCGTTTCGTGCCGGAGATTGCCGGGCGTTACGAAGCGCTGAAAGAGGCACATGCGGCGCGCGGCATTCCGGTGAAGCTCTCGCGCATGCTCGGGCCCCTCATCATTTCGACGTTGAAGGATGCCGATCGGATCGCCGAAGCGATTGACGCCCGGGGGATTAGGGGTCAGTAA